Proteins from a single region of Fusobacterium gonidiaformans ATCC 25563:
- a CDS encoding flavodoxin family protein — MKTVIIYSSLTGNTKKVCEVAYEHLQDEKQLIKVEDKDTVDWSTVENIIIGYWVDKGTADAKTRKFLSKLKDKNLYFIGTLGESPTSFHGQKCIKNVTKLCEKDNQFKGGVLVRGKVSDDLKKKMDKFPLNIVHKFVPNMKQIVLDAEGHPNEEDFQQVIHFVEETVNPNL, encoded by the coding sequence ATGAAAACTGTCATTATTTATTCTTCCTTAACAGGAAATACAAAGAAAGTATGTGAGGTAGCATATGAACACCTACAAGACGAAAAACAACTTATAAAAGTAGAAGATAAAGATACTGTGGATTGGTCAACAGTAGAAAATATCATTATTGGATATTGGGTGGATAAGGGAACGGCTGATGCAAAAACTAGAAAATTTCTTTCTAAATTAAAAGATAAAAATCTTTATTTTATTGGAACTTTAGGAGAATCTCCTACTTCTTTCCATGGACAAAAATGTATTAAAAATGTGACAAAATTATGTGAGAAAGATAATCAATTTAAAGGTGGAGTATTAGTTCGAGGAAAAGTATCTGACGATTTAAAGAAGAAAATGGATAAATTCCCTTTAAATATTGTTCACAAATTTGTTCCTAATATGAAGCAAATCGTTTTAGATGCTGAAGGACATCCAAATGAAGAAGATTTCCAACAAGTAATTCATTTTGTGGAAGAAA
- a CDS encoding YbaN family protein: MDVIVIVKKNILLGIAWVSLVLGGIGIFLPLLPTTPFILLSAFCFQKSSERFHQWILNSPIFGKYIRDYQEQKGITLKNKIIAISFMAIGMLFSAYKVPQIHMRIFLGITFVAVSYHILKLKTLKK; the protein is encoded by the coding sequence ATGGATGTGATAGTGATTGTGAAAAAAAATATTCTTTTAGGAATTGCATGGGTTTCTTTAGTTTTAGGAGGAATTGGAATTTTTCTTCCTCTACTACCCACAACACCTTTTATCTTATTAAGTGCTTTTTGTTTTCAAAAATCTTCAGAAAGATTTCATCAATGGATTTTAAATAGTCCGATTTTTGGAAAATATATTCGAGATTATCAAGAGCAAAAAGGAATTACTTTAAAAAATAAAATAATTGCTATATCATTTATGGCGATAGGTATGTTATTTTCTGCTTATAAAGTTCCACAGATACATATGAGAATTTTTTTGGGGATTACTTTTGTAGCAGTTTCCTATCATATTTTAAAATTAAAAACACTAAAAAAATAA
- a CDS encoding MotA/TolQ/ExbB proton channel family protein, translating to MAYYFKVGGPILWVLFFMSMGALAIILEKTVFFTTKEKKVNANFKKDINDLISAGKVEEAIQLCETQKGSVAGSIKTFLKRAKKGQDVQDYESIIKEIMLESMSPLDRGLSSLEAIGSLAPMCGLLGTVTGMIKAFINISKMGAGDPTIVADGISEALVTTAAGLYVAIPVIAAYNIFSKIAARREDEVDKIVANIINIFRR from the coding sequence ATGGCTTATTATTTTAAAGTGGGAGGGCCTATTTTATGGGTCTTATTTTTCATGTCAATGGGAGCTTTAGCAATCATTTTGGAGAAAACTGTTTTTTTTACGACGAAGGAGAAAAAAGTAAATGCAAATTTCAAAAAGGATATTAACGATTTGATTTCTGCCGGAAAAGTAGAAGAAGCTATCCAATTATGTGAAACACAAAAAGGATCGGTGGCAGGTTCTATTAAAACTTTTTTAAAAAGAGCAAAGAAGGGACAAGATGTGCAAGACTATGAATCTATCATTAAAGAAATTATGTTAGAAAGTATGTCTCCTTTGGATAGAGGACTAAGTTCTTTAGAAGCAATTGGAAGTTTGGCACCGATGTGTGGATTATTGGGAACAGTAACAGGAATGATTAAGGCCTTTATCAATATTTCAAAAATGGGAGCAGGAGATCCTACGATTGTTGCTGATGGAATTTCAGAAGCTTTGGTAACAACAGCAGCAGGATTGTATGTAGCAATTCCTGTGATTGCAGCATATAATATTTTTAGTAAAATTGCGGCAAGAAGAGAAGATGAAGTGGATAAAATTGTAGCGAATATTATAAATATATTTAGGAGATAA
- a CDS encoding ExbD/TolR family protein, producing the protein MGRKNKRGALKPDLTPLIDVIFLLIIFFMISTTFNNYGTIPIELPSSTVESKKENKAVEIIVDKDGRFYVSADGKNQEVTLEDIPNHLQGVEEVTVSADRNMKYQTVMDVMTKVKEQNIANMGLTFYE; encoded by the coding sequence ATGGGAAGAAAAAATAAAAGAGGAGCTTTGAAGCCTGACTTGACTCCTTTGATTGATGTTATCTTTCTGTTGATTATTTTCTTTATGATTTCAACTACCTTTAATAATTATGGAACCATTCCGATTGAATTACCAAGTTCTACCGTAGAATCAAAAAAAGAGAATAAGGCAGTTGAAATTATTGTAGATAAAGATGGAAGATTTTATGTCAGTGCAGATGGAAAGAATCAGGAAGTAACCTTAGAGGATATTCCAAATCATCTTCAAGGAGTGGAAGAGGTTACAGTTTCGGCAGATAGAAATATGAAGTATCAAACAGTTATGGACGTTATGACAAAGGTAAAGGAACAAAATATTGCAAATATGGGATTAACATTCTATGAATAG
- a CDS encoding energy transducer TonB has protein sequence MKKYLVLSFCIHILCFIGFYHHEMHKGEEKLPLNQVISVSFVVENPPPSDNPGSPNVADKILEKKENSTNEKPKEQPKKEKPKKEEQVKEKTFDSKMATKDAKEVKKEESAAVASDSHEKESSDSGKASGSDNPFYGSNFQANGDGSYTALSSEGINYQILNEVEPDYPSQAESIGYDQRVSVKVKFLVGLKGNVENIQIIKSHKKLGFDDEVMKAIKKWRFKPIYYAGKNIKVYFVKEFHFNPQ, from the coding sequence ATGAAGAAATATCTAGTTCTTTCTTTTTGTATTCATATATTGTGTTTTATTGGTTTTTATCATCATGAAATGCACAAGGGAGAGGAAAAGCTTCCTTTAAATCAGGTAATTTCAGTTTCTTTTGTGGTAGAAAATCCACCTCCAAGTGATAATCCCGGAAGCCCAAATGTGGCAGATAAGATATTAGAAAAGAAAGAAAATTCTACCAATGAAAAACCAAAAGAACAACCGAAAAAAGAGAAACCAAAGAAAGAAGAACAGGTAAAAGAAAAAACATTTGATAGTAAGATGGCAACCAAAGATGCCAAGGAAGTAAAAAAAGAAGAGAGTGCAGCAGTAGCCTCAGACTCTCATGAAAAAGAAAGCAGTGATTCAGGAAAAGCTTCCGGAAGTGACAATCCTTTCTATGGATCTAACTTCCAAGCAAATGGAGATGGATCGTATACTGCATTATCTTCAGAGGGAATTAACTATCAAATTTTAAACGAAGTGGAACCTGACTATCCATCACAAGCAGAGTCTATCGGTTACGATCAAAGAGTTTCTGTCAAGGTGAAATTTTTAGTAGGTTTAAAAGGAAATGTAGAAAATATTCAAATTATCAAATCTCATAAAAAATTAGGTTTTGATGATGAAGTGATGAAAGCAATCAAAAAATGGAGATTTAAACCGATTTATTATGCAGGAAAAAATATTAAAGTGTATTTTGTAAAAGAATTTCACTTTAATCCACAATAA
- a CDS encoding DUF2147 domain-containing protein, whose translation MKKLWILFFLFPNLVFAAREDILGKWISTKYKDGNQIIIEVIEKEDGKFYGKMIDQTVPFYQEGEFQGKEKMDLKNPDPSLKHRKLVGVEMLKSIAYQEEKDRYDGGTVYIPGMGKTLYASVQVEKDSMKMKGSFDKAGILGKTQLWHRYEK comes from the coding sequence ATGAAAAAATTATGGATACTATTCTTCCTCTTTCCTAATTTAGTCTTTGCTGCTCGAGAAGATATTTTAGGAAAGTGGATTAGTACAAAATATAAGGACGGAAATCAAATTATTATTGAGGTAATCGAAAAAGAAGATGGAAAGTTTTATGGGAAAATGATAGATCAAACAGTTCCTTTCTACCAAGAAGGAGAGTTTCAAGGAAAGGAGAAAATGGATTTAAAAAATCCGGATCCATCATTAAAACATCGAAAATTGGTTGGAGTGGAAATGTTAAAGTCCATTGCCTATCAAGAAGAAAAGGATCGTTATGATGGGGGGACTGTTTATATTCCTGGAATGGGAAAAACTTTATATGCCAGTGTTCAAGTTGAAAAAGATAGCATGAAAATGAAAGGTAGCTTTGATAAGGCAGGAATCCTCGGCAAAACACAATTATGGCATCGCTATGAAAAATAG
- a CDS encoding TetR/AcrR family transcriptional regulator, whose protein sequence is MPRKSVYTREMVLEAAVEVFKNEGYEKITVKNIAKQLGCSIAPVYAAYTSMEDLKRDVVIKVEDTLVSCVDEISNSCHVVEEDVSMTQEQRDLFERMFSMVDPENEAVKQKFENLVEEALQNSENPDQSRMSLFNVFMKAISIMSETKHKKFSKSEILSLIARHKNYILTLKKKKGYGNRRK, encoded by the coding sequence ATGCCAAGAAAATCAGTCTATACAAGAGAGATGGTGTTAGAAGCAGCCGTAGAAGTATTTAAAAATGAGGGCTATGAAAAAATTACAGTAAAAAATATTGCAAAACAATTGGGTTGTTCCATTGCACCTGTATATGCTGCTTATACTTCCATGGAGGATTTAAAGAGAGATGTTGTTATAAAAGTAGAAGATACTTTGGTTTCTTGTGTTGATGAAATATCGAATTCTTGTCATGTCGTGGAAGAGGATGTGTCTATGACCCAAGAACAAAGAGACTTATTTGAACGAATGTTTTCTATGGTGGATCCTGAAAATGAAGCAGTAAAACAAAAATTTGAAAATTTGGTGGAAGAAGCTTTACAAAATAGTGAAAATCCGGATCAGAGTCGAATGTCTTTATTCAATGTTTTTATGAAGGCTATTTCTATCATGTCAGAAACGAAGCATAAAAAATTTAGTAAATCAGAAATTCTATCTTTGATTGCTAGGCATAAGAATTATATCCTAACACTCAAAAAGAAAAAAGGCTATGGAAATAGAAGAAAATAA
- a CDS encoding thiamine ABC transporter substrate-binding protein, with amino-acid sequence MKKIILGSLLLLSASAFAEEIVVYGPSTSKWIGKKYAPIFEKVTGDTIKYVSIDGVVQRLTLEKVNPKADIVVGLTPVDIEVAKKHNVIQKYKPKNIGMIKKDIKFDKEFYATPYDYGMLAINYDKTKIKNPPKTLAELGKMKKQLLIENPNTSNTGAEILQWSLALYGKNWKKFWTTIQPAVYNVEPGWEEAFAKFTAGEAPMMLGYATSDMWFAQDDTQKEKYASFYVEDGNYQYIESAALVKKKEVKEGAKKFMEAVLGEEFQNMTAAKNYMFPVTSVPLGKEFDAVPRTDKKVQFVPNKEVVEHLSKYKKEAIQILKK; translated from the coding sequence ATGAAAAAAATCATATTGGGAAGTTTATTATTGCTTTCAGCAAGTGCTTTTGCAGAAGAAATTGTAGTTTATGGGCCTAGTACTTCGAAATGGATTGGAAAAAAGTATGCCCCTATTTTTGAAAAAGTAACAGGAGATACCATTAAATATGTATCGATTGATGGCGTTGTACAAAGATTAACCTTAGAAAAAGTAAATCCTAAGGCGGATATTGTAGTTGGATTGACACCGGTAGATATTGAAGTAGCGAAAAAACATAATGTGATTCAAAAGTATAAACCGAAAAATATTGGAATGATAAAAAAAGACATCAAATTTGATAAAGAATTTTATGCAACTCCGTATGATTATGGAATGTTGGCTATTAACTACGATAAGACAAAAATTAAGAATCCACCAAAGACTTTGGCAGAGCTTGGAAAAATGAAAAAGCAATTATTGATAGAAAATCCAAATACTTCAAATACAGGAGCAGAAATCTTACAATGGTCTTTGGCATTGTATGGAAAAAATTGGAAGAAATTCTGGACGACAATTCAACCGGCTGTGTATAATGTGGAACCCGGTTGGGAAGAAGCCTTTGCTAAATTTACTGCAGGAGAAGCTCCTATGATGTTAGGGTATGCGACCAGTGATATGTGGTTTGCTCAAGATGACACTCAAAAAGAGAAGTATGCAAGTTTTTATGTAGAAGATGGAAATTATCAATATATAGAAAGTGCTGCTTTGGTAAAGAAAAAAGAAGTGAAAGAGGGAGCTAAAAAGTTTATGGAAGCCGTTTTAGGAGAAGAGTTTCAAAATATGACAGCAGCCAAAAATTATATGTTCCCAGTGACCTCTGTTCCTTTAGGAAAAGAATTTGATGCAGTGCCTAGAACAGATAAGAAAGTACAATTTGTCCCAAATAAAGAAGTAGTAGAACACTTATCAAAGTATAAAAAAGAAGCAATACAAATTTTAAAAAAATAA
- the pyrB gene encoding aspartate carbamoyltransferase, with the protein MRNFISIQDLSKQEILDLLALAKKLKEKPEPNLLQGKIVATLFFEPSTRTRLSFTSASYRIGANVLGFDSIQGTSVMKGESFEDTIRMVSSYSDVIVIRHPKDGTAQKAADISSVPVINAGDGKNEHPSQTLLDLYTIQEELGSLENKKIAFVGDLKYGRTVHSLTRAMKHFHAKFYFVAPDLIQMPKHLLEELEEAGLEYSLHNNYEDILKEVDILYMTRIQKERFEDPKDFEKVESSYRIEKEDIVGKCQEHMIILHPLPRVDEIAVSVDECKHALYFKQAANGVPVREAMIALAVGKK; encoded by the coding sequence ATGAGGAATTTTATTTCCATTCAAGATTTGTCAAAACAAGAAATTTTAGATTTATTAGCTCTCGCAAAGAAGTTGAAAGAAAAACCGGAGCCAAATTTACTACAAGGTAAGATAGTGGCAACTTTGTTTTTTGAACCTTCTACAAGGACAAGATTATCCTTTACTTCGGCATCTTATCGGATTGGAGCAAATGTTTTAGGTTTCGATTCGATTCAAGGGACTTCGGTTATGAAGGGAGAATCTTTTGAAGATACTATTCGTATGGTAAGTAGTTACTCGGATGTCATTGTCATTCGCCATCCGAAAGATGGAACAGCCCAAAAGGCGGCAGATATAAGCTCTGTACCGGTTATCAATGCTGGAGATGGAAAGAATGAACACCCTAGTCAAACTCTTTTAGATTTATATACGATTCAAGAAGAATTGGGAAGCTTAGAAAATAAAAAAATTGCCTTTGTAGGGGATTTAAAATACGGAAGAACTGTGCACTCTTTAACAAGAGCGATGAAGCATTTTCATGCAAAATTCTACTTTGTTGCTCCAGACTTAATTCAAATGCCCAAACATTTATTAGAGGAATTAGAAGAGGCAGGATTGGAATACTCCCTTCATAATAATTATGAAGACATTCTAAAAGAAGTGGATATTTTGTATATGACAAGAATTCAAAAGGAGCGTTTTGAAGATCCGAAAGATTTTGAAAAAGTAGAAAGCTCCTATCGAATTGAAAAAGAAGACATCGTGGGAAAATGTCAAGAACATATGATTATATTACATCCTTTACCGAGAGTGGATGAGATTGCAGTATCTGTGGATGAATGCAAGCATGCCTTGTATTTTAAGCAAGCAGCCAATGGTGTGCCGGTCAGAGAAGCGATGATTGCTTTGGCTGTCGGAAAGAAATAG
- a CDS encoding dihydroorotate dehydrogenase electron transfer subunit — protein MVVEIPEELLVSKPGQFFMLKSLQDAFSLRRPISIHQVNKQDRTMEFYYEVKGRGTESLADFQEGEKISLQGPLGHGFSVVKDKKVIVIGGGMGIAPMKYLLDDLKENNEVTFIAGGRNQDAIEILDFFSFQKLRAYITTDDGSVGMKGNVVTKLKDLLEQDSYDQIYVCGPHGMMIAAAETAQEKGVACEISLENRMACGVKACVGCSIQTVDGMRKVCHDGPVFDSRKIVNYDPKEKASICCGN, from the coding sequence ATGGTAGTAGAAATTCCAGAAGAATTATTAGTATCCAAGCCAGGACAATTTTTTATGTTAAAATCTTTACAAGATGCTTTTTCTTTGAGAAGACCTATTAGCATTCATCAGGTAAATAAACAAGATAGAACAATGGAGTTCTATTACGAAGTAAAGGGAAGAGGGACTGAGTCTTTAGCAGATTTTCAAGAAGGAGAAAAAATTTCCTTACAAGGGCCTTTAGGACATGGGTTTTCTGTTGTAAAAGATAAAAAAGTCATTGTGATTGGTGGAGGAATGGGAATTGCTCCTATGAAATATTTATTGGATGACTTAAAAGAAAACAACGAAGTAACTTTTATTGCAGGAGGTAGAAATCAAGATGCGATTGAAATTTTAGATTTCTTTTCTTTTCAAAAATTAAGAGCTTATATTACCACAGATGATGGCTCTGTTGGTATGAAAGGAAATGTTGTCACAAAATTAAAGGACTTGTTGGAACAGGATTCTTATGATCAAATTTATGTTTGTGGACCTCATGGAATGATGATAGCAGCGGCAGAAACAGCTCAAGAAAAAGGAGTTGCTTGTGAAATTTCTTTAGAGAATAGAATGGCTTGTGGAGTCAAGGCTTGTGTAGGTTGTTCCATTCAAACAGTAGATGGAATGAGAAAGGTATGTCATGATGGACCTGTTTTTGATTCCAGAAAGATAGTAAATTACGATCCAAAAGAAAAAGCAAGTATTTGTTGTGGAAATTAG
- a CDS encoding dihydroorotate dehydrogenase — translation MSCLKTEFLGVSMKNPLVTSSGCFGFGKEYQDYFDPNQLGGIVLKGITLEARDGNYGVRIAETPGGMLNCVGLENPGIDVFEQEIIPNLRKEGITTNLIVNINGKTMEDYIEIAKRVDNIDEIAIVELNISCPNVKDGGMAFGANPEVAGAVTREVRKVTKKPLVVKLSPNVTDIAKIAKIVEENGADAVSLINTVLGMAIDVKTKKPVLGNTFGGMSGGAVKPIALRMIYQVYEAVKIPIVGMGGILNGTDALEFLMAGASILSIGTGFFINPMVSLEIEKTLRDYCEQEGLKNIQEIVGIAHRR, via the coding sequence ATGAGCTGCTTAAAAACAGAATTTTTAGGGGTTTCTATGAAAAATCCTTTGGTAACTTCTTCCGGATGTTTTGGTTTTGGAAAAGAATACCAAGATTACTTTGACCCAAATCAATTAGGAGGAATTGTTCTAAAAGGAATTACCTTAGAAGCGAGAGATGGAAACTATGGAGTGAGAATTGCAGAAACTCCTGGTGGAATGTTAAACTGTGTTGGTTTAGAAAATCCGGGAATCGATGTCTTTGAACAAGAGATTATTCCAAATTTAAGAAAAGAAGGAATTACGACAAATTTAATTGTCAATATCAATGGAAAAACGATGGAAGATTACATTGAAATTGCAAAACGAGTCGATAACATAGACGAAATTGCTATTGTAGAATTAAATATTTCTTGTCCGAATGTAAAAGATGGAGGAATGGCTTTTGGAGCAAATCCTGAGGTAGCGGGTGCTGTAACAAGAGAAGTACGAAAAGTAACCAAAAAACCTTTAGTGGTAAAGTTATCTCCCAATGTAACGGATATTGCTAAAATAGCTAAAATTGTAGAAGAAAATGGAGCAGATGCGGTTTCTCTTATCAATACCGTCTTAGGAATGGCTATTGATGTAAAAACTAAAAAACCGGTTTTAGGAAATACTTTTGGAGGAATGTCAGGTGGAGCGGTGAAACCGATTGCCCTTCGTATGATTTATCAAGTCTATGAAGCGGTTAAGATTCCTATTGTTGGAATGGGAGGAATTTTAAATGGAACCGATGCTCTAGAGTTTTTAATGGCAGGAGCAAGTATTTTATCGATAGGAACAGGATTTTTTATCAATCCTATGGTTTCATTAGAGATAGAAAAAACTTTGAGAGATTATTGTGAACAAGAGGGCTTAAAGAATATTCAAGAAATTGTAGGAATTGCACATAGGAGGTAA
- the pyrF gene encoding orotidine-5'-phosphate decarboxylase, with product MDVREKIIIALDFPTEEKAKACVESLGEEAVFYKVGLELFLNSQGKILEYLREKGKKIFLDLKFHDIPNTTAMASVFAAKKDVVMFNVHASGGKKMMQKVIEETKKINEAASVIAVTILTSFSEEEIQNVFQSKLSLKELAIHFASLAKEAGLSGVVCSPWEAADIKKVCGESFQTVCPGVRPKWSATNDQERIMTPKEAVQHGCDYLVIGRPVTKHENPKEAMRMIVKEVEEGLDLC from the coding sequence ATGGACGTTAGAGAAAAGATTATTATCGCTTTGGATTTTCCAACCGAGGAAAAGGCAAAGGCTTGTGTGGAAAGTTTAGGAGAAGAGGCAGTATTTTACAAAGTAGGTTTGGAATTATTTTTAAATTCACAGGGAAAAATTTTAGAATATTTGCGAGAAAAAGGAAAAAAGATTTTCTTAGATTTAAAGTTTCATGATATTCCAAATACCACTGCTATGGCATCTGTGTTTGCAGCCAAAAAGGATGTAGTTATGTTTAATGTTCATGCTTCCGGTGGAAAGAAAATGATGCAAAAAGTAATCGAAGAAACCAAGAAAATCAATGAAGCAGCCTCTGTGATTGCTGTTACTATCTTAACAAGTTTTTCAGAAGAAGAAATTCAAAACGTGTTTCAATCAAAATTATCTTTGAAAGAATTGGCAATCCATTTTGCAAGTTTGGCAAAGGAAGCAGGCTTATCCGGAGTGGTATGTTCTCCTTGGGAAGCTGCAGACATTAAAAAAGTATGTGGAGAAAGTTTCCAAACGGTTTGTCCGGGGGTAAGACCAAAATGGTCTGCTACGAATGACCAAGAAAGAATTATGACGCCAAAGGAAGCAGTACAACATGGCTGTGATTATCTAGTCATTGGAAGACCTGTAACAAAGCATGAAAATCCAAAAGAAGCTATGAGAATGATTGTAAAAGAAGTGGAAGAAGGACTAGACCTATGCTAG
- a CDS encoding dihydroorotase, producing the protein MLVKNAKIIMGTEEVLVDILIENGRFVKFGKDFVENSQEEVLDANFHYVLPGIIDAHTHMRTPGFTQKEDNISGSKAAIRGGVTTFFDMPNTNPATVTLEALEEKRNIYKGNSYSDYAFYFGGTRFDNHEEVEKAIDETVATKIFLNVSTGDMLVEEDAILENIFKASKRVAVHAEEEMVSKAIQLARKTKKPLYLCHISLEKELEYIREAKEMGVEVYGEVTPHHLFLSEEDRESTEENKLFLRTKPELKTKQDNEALWKALQYGILDTVGTDHAPHLLEEKKAKLTFGMPSVEHSLEMMWKGVQEGKLSIPRLQEVMSENPAKIFGLKKKGKIAVGYDADFVIIDDGDHSEIRQEEIISKAAWSPYIGQKRGCKVLTTVLRGNIVYHEGKFGKKIGKEILKHE; encoded by the coding sequence ATGCTAGTAAAAAATGCTAAGATTATTATGGGAACAGAAGAAGTTCTGGTAGATATTTTGATTGAAAATGGAAGATTTGTAAAATTTGGAAAAGATTTTGTAGAAAATTCTCAAGAAGAAGTTTTAGATGCGAATTTTCACTATGTACTACCCGGAATTATCGATGCTCATACTCATATGAGAACTCCCGGATTTACACAGAAAGAGGACAATATTTCAGGAAGTAAGGCGGCTATTCGAGGAGGCGTTACGACCTTCTTTGATATGCCGAATACAAATCCGGCTACGGTTACTTTAGAAGCTTTGGAAGAAAAACGAAATATTTACAAGGGGAATTCCTATTCCGATTATGCCTTTTATTTTGGAGGGACACGCTTTGATAATCACGAAGAAGTTGAAAAAGCTATTGATGAAACTGTAGCGACTAAGATATTTTTAAATGTATCGACAGGGGATATGCTGGTGGAAGAAGATGCTATTTTAGAAAATATTTTTAAAGCTTCGAAAAGAGTTGCTGTTCATGCGGAAGAAGAAATGGTATCTAAGGCGATACAACTTGCCAGAAAAACAAAAAAACCTTTATATCTTTGCCATATTTCTTTGGAAAAAGAATTGGAATATATCCGAGAGGCAAAGGAAATGGGAGTAGAAGTTTATGGGGAAGTAACACCACATCATTTATTTTTAAGTGAAGAGGATAGAGAAAGCACAGAAGAAAACAAACTTTTTTTAAGAACAAAACCGGAGTTAAAGACAAAACAAGATAATGAAGCTCTATGGAAAGCTCTACAATATGGAATTTTAGACACTGTCGGGACAGACCATGCACCTCATCTATTAGAAGAGAAAAAAGCGAAATTGACTTTTGGAATGCCCAGTGTGGAACATTCTCTTGAAATGATGTGGAAGGGAGTGCAAGAGGGGAAATTGAGCATTCCACGTTTACAAGAAGTCATGAGTGAGAATCCTGCAAAAATTTTTGGGTTAAAGAAGAAAGGAAAAATTGCAGTAGGCTACGATGCAGATTTTGTCATTATAGATGATGGTGACCATAGTGAAATTCGACAAGAAGAAATTATTTCCAAGGCAGCTTGGAGTCCTTATATAGGACAAAAAAGAGGTTGTAAGGTACTTACTACTGTGTTACGAGGAAATATAGTGTATCATGAAGGAAAATTTGGAAAAAAGATAGGGAAGGAGATTTTAAAACATGAATAG
- the pyrE gene encoding orotate phosphoribosyltransferase, producing MNRKEAIAQVLLSTGAVKLNVKEPFTFVSGIKSPIYCDNRQMIAYPEEREVIIQGFQEALEGKEYDILAGTATAGIPWAAFLAHSLKKPMSYIRGEKKNHGAGKQIEGASVEGKKVIVIEDLISTGGSSIKAVEAAYAEGASSVEVVSIFSYEFPKAYQQFGDKKIPWQSLSNFEVLIHKAEEMNYVTEEERKIAADWNKNPDTWGK from the coding sequence ATGAATAGAAAAGAAGCCATTGCACAAGTATTATTAAGTACAGGAGCTGTAAAATTAAATGTAAAGGAACCGTTTACTTTTGTATCGGGAATTAAAAGTCCTATTTATTGTGATAATCGACAAATGATTGCTTATCCGGAAGAAAGAGAAGTCATTATTCAAGGATTTCAAGAAGCTTTAGAAGGGAAAGAGTATGACATTTTAGCAGGAACAGCAACAGCAGGAATTCCATGGGCAGCCTTTTTAGCACATAGTTTGAAAAAACCGATGAGTTATATTCGGGGAGAAAAGAAAAATCATGGAGCAGGAAAACAAATTGAGGGAGCTAGTGTAGAAGGAAAAAAAGTAATCGTCATTGAAGATTTAATTTCTACCGGAGGAAGCTCTATCAAAGCGGTAGAAGCAGCTTATGCAGAAGGAGCAAGTTCTGTGGAAGTAGTTTCTATTTTCTCTTATGAATTTCCAAAAGCGTATCAACAATTTGGGGATAAAAAAATTCCTTGGCAATCTCTTTCCAACTTTGAAGTGTTAATCCATAAGGCAGAAGAAATGAATTATGTCACAGAAGAAGAAAGAAAAATTGCTGCAGATTGGAATAAAAATCCAGATACTTGGGGGAAATAA